In Zobellia roscoffensis, the following are encoded in one genomic region:
- the rpsC gene encoding 30S ribosomal protein S3 has translation MGQKTNPIGNRLGIIRGWESNWYGGNDYGDKLAEDDKIRKYIHARLAKASVSRVIIERTLKLITITVTTARPGIIIGKGGQEVDKLKEELKKITNKEVQINIYEIKRPELDANLVAASVARQIESRISFRRAIKMAIAAAMRMNAEGIKIQISGRLNGAEMARSESYKDGRIPLSTFRADIDYALHEAQTTYGKLGIKVWIMKGEVYGKRELSPLVGMTKGQSSKGGDKREGGRKQRRRK, from the coding sequence ATGGGACAGAAAACAAATCCGATAGGAAATCGTCTAGGAATTATCAGAGGATGGGAATCTAACTGGTATGGTGGAAACGATTATGGAGATAAGCTAGCTGAGGACGATAAGATACGTAAGTATATTCATGCGCGTTTGGCGAAAGCTAGTGTGTCTAGGGTAATTATAGAGCGTACCTTGAAGTTGATTACAATTACAGTGACTACTGCAAGACCTGGTATTATTATCGGTAAAGGTGGTCAAGAGGTGGATAAGCTTAAGGAAGAGCTTAAGAAAATCACGAATAAAGAGGTTCAGATCAATATTTATGAGATCAAGAGACCTGAACTTGATGCTAATTTGGTTGCTGCAAGTGTTGCGCGTCAAATAGAGAGCAGAATTTCTTTTAGAAGAGCTATTAAAATGGCTATTGCTGCGGCAATGAGAATGAATGCAGAGGGAATTAAGATTCAGATTTCAGGTCGTTTGAATGGTGCTGAAATGGCGCGTTCGGAGTCTTATAAAGATGGTCGTATTCCATTGTCTACTTTCCGTGCAGATATCGATTATGCTTTGCATGAGGCACAAACGACATACGGTAAGTTAGGTATTAAGGTTTGGATCATGAAAGGTGAAGTGTACGGCAAGCGTGAGTTGTCTCCATTAGTAGGTATGACTAAAGGTCAATCTTCAAAAGGTGGTGATAAGCGTGAAGGCGGAAGAAAGCAACGTCGTAGAAAGTAA
- the rplV gene encoding 50S ribosomal protein L22 gives MGVRKKQMAERIKAEKKQIAFAKLNNCPTSPRKMRLVADLVRGVKVEKALAILRFNPKEASRKLEKLLLSALANWQSKNEDASVEDADLFVKEIRVDGGSMLKRLRPAPQGRAHRIRKRSNHVTLVLGSNNNIES, from the coding sequence ATGGGAGTTCGAAAAAAACAGATGGCCGAAAGAATCAAGGCTGAGAAAAAGCAGATAGCGTTCGCTAAGTTGAACAACTGTCCTACATCGCCTAGAAAAATGCGTTTAGTAGCTGACCTTGTAAGAGGGGTAAAAGTGGAAAAGGCTTTGGCTATATTGCGTTTTAATCCAAAAGAGGCTTCTCGTAAGTTAGAGAAGTTATTGCTTTCTGCCTTGGCAAATTGGCAATCAAAGAATGAGGATGCTAGTGTAGAGGATGCGGATCTTTTTGTAAAAGAAATTCGTGTTGATGGAGGTAGTATGTTAAAGAGATTGCGTCCAGCTCCACAGGGTAGAGCGCATAGAATTAGAAAACGTTCCAACCATGTTACATTGGTTTTGGGGTCTAATAATAATATAGAAAGCTAG
- the rpsS gene encoding 30S ribosomal protein S19 — protein sequence MARSLKKGPYVHYSLEKKIQQSASSGKKSVIKTWSRASMITPDFVGQTIAVHNGRQFVPVFVTENMVGHKLGEFSPTRSFRGHAGAKNKGKK from the coding sequence ATGGCACGATCGTTAAAAAAGGGACCTTACGTTCATTATAGCTTGGAGAAAAAAATCCAGCAAAGCGCTTCTTCTGGAAAGAAGAGTGTTATAAAGACGTGGTCAAGAGCATCGATGATAACACCTGATTTTGTAGGTCAGACTATAGCTGTGCACAACGGAAGACAGTTTGTTCCTGTTTTCGTTACAGAGAACATGGTAGGTCATAAATTAGGCGAATTTTCTCCAACAAGATCTTTTAGAGGTCATGCAGGAGCCAAGAACAAAGGAAAAAAGTAA
- the rplB gene encoding 50S ribosomal protein L2 translates to MSVRKLKPITPGQRFRVVNGFDAITTDKPEKSLLAPLKKSGGRNSQGKMTIRQRGGGHKRRYRVIDFKRDKQGVSAVVESIQYDPNRTAFIALLKYADGEKRYIIAQNGLQVGQEVASGSNVAPEIGNALPISEIPLGTIISCIELRPGQGAVMARSAGTFAQLMAKDGKFVTVKMPSGETRLILSTCMATVGAISNSDHQLLVSGKAGRSRWLGRRPRTRPVAMNPVDHPMGGGEGRASGGHPRSRNGIPAKGYRTRTRTKKTNKYILERRKK, encoded by the coding sequence ATGTCAGTTAGAAAATTAAAACCCATAACCCCCGGGCAGCGTTTTAGAGTAGTAAATGGTTTTGACGCCATTACTACTGATAAGCCGGAGAAGAGTTTGCTCGCTCCGTTAAAAAAATCGGGAGGTAGAAACAGTCAAGGAAAAATGACCATACGCCAAAGAGGTGGTGGGCATAAGAGAAGGTATCGTGTTATTGATTTTAAAAGAGATAAGCAGGGAGTTTCTGCTGTTGTAGAATCAATTCAATATGATCCAAACAGAACGGCTTTTATTGCTTTGTTGAAGTATGCTGATGGTGAGAAAAGATACATCATTGCGCAAAACGGATTACAAGTAGGTCAAGAAGTTGCTTCTGGAAGTAATGTGGCTCCTGAAATTGGAAATGCATTACCTATAAGTGAGATACCATTAGGTACTATTATTTCTTGTATAGAATTACGACCTGGTCAAGGAGCTGTTATGGCTAGAAGTGCAGGTACTTTTGCTCAGTTAATGGCAAAGGACGGTAAGTTTGTTACGGTGAAGATGCCTTCAGGTGAAACTAGGTTAATATTGTCTACGTGTATGGCTACGGTTGGAGCTATATCAAATTCTGATCATCAATTATTGGTATCTGGTAAAGCGGGTAGAAGTAGATGGTTGGGTAGAAGACCTAGAACGAGACCAGTAGCAATGAACCCTGTTGATCACCCAATGGGTGGTGGTGAAGGTAGGGCTTCTGGTGGTCATCCAAGATCAAGAAACGGAATTCCGGCTAAAGGTTATAGAACACGTACTAGAACCAAGAAGACGAATAAGTATATTCTAGAACGTAGAAAGAAATAA
- the rplW gene encoding 50S ribosomal protein L23, whose translation MSVLIKPIITEKMTAESELYNRYGFVVDPRANKIQIKDAVEATYGVSVKKVRTMNYGPSRKTRFTKTGVQHGKTNAIKKAIVDVVEGDIIDFYSNL comes from the coding sequence ATGAGTGTGTTGATAAAACCAATAATAACGGAAAAAATGACTGCTGAAAGCGAGTTGTACAACCGTTATGGTTTCGTTGTTGATCCAAGGGCCAACAAGATTCAGATTAAAGATGCTGTAGAGGCAACTTACGGTGTTTCAGTAAAGAAGGTGCGTACCATGAATTATGGTCCATCTCGTAAAACACGTTTCACCAAGACTGGCGTACAGCATGGTAAGACTAATGCAATTAAAAAGGCAATAGTTGATGTGGTTGAAGGTGATATCATTGATTTTTACAGTAATCTATAA
- the rplD gene encoding 50S ribosomal protein L4: protein MKVAVLDIKGKETGRKADLSDAVFAIEPNDHAVYLDVKQYLAHQRQGTHKAKERAEIAGSTRKIKKQKGTGTARAGSIKSPIFRGGGRIFGPRPKDYSQKLNKNVKRLARKSALSIKSKEEAILVVEDFNFDTPKTKDFKGVLKSLGLENKKSLFVLGDSNNSVYLSSRNLKGSEVVTSSEISTYKILNATSIVLLESALEGLESNLTK from the coding sequence ATGAAGGTAGCAGTTTTAGATATCAAAGGAAAAGAAACAGGTAGAAAGGCAGACCTTTCTGATGCTGTTTTTGCAATAGAACCGAATGATCATGCGGTGTATTTGGATGTTAAACAATATTTAGCACACCAAAGACAAGGAACGCACAAAGCAAAAGAGCGTGCGGAAATTGCGGGAAGTACTCGTAAGATCAAGAAGCAAAAAGGAACTGGTACAGCGCGTGCTGGTAGTATTAAATCTCCTATTTTTAGAGGTGGTGGTAGAATTTTTGGGCCAAGACCTAAGGATTACAGCCAGAAGTTGAACAAAAACGTTAAGCGTTTGGCTCGTAAATCTGCGCTTAGTATCAAATCTAAAGAAGAAGCAATTTTGGTTGTAGAAGACTTTAATTTTGATACGCCAAAGACAAAAGATTTTAAAGGAGTTTTGAAGTCCTTAGGGCTTGAGAACAAAAAATCGTTGTTTGTCTTGGGTGATTCAAATAATAGCGTATATTTGTCTTCGCGAAATTTGAAAGGTTCCGAAGTCGTAACTTCCTCAGAAATAAGTACTTACAAAATTCTTAATGCAACGAGTATTGTGTTGTTGGAAAGTGCTTTAGAAGGATTGGAGTCAAATTTAACAAAATAG
- the rplC gene encoding 50S ribosomal protein L3: MSGLIGKKVGMTSIFDENGKNIPCTVIEAGPCVVTQVRTEEVDGYNALQLGFDDKADKRANKAEAGHFKKAGTSPKKKVVEFQGFDEDYKLGDTVSVDVFVEGEFVDVIGTSKGKGFQGVVKRHGFGGVGQATHGQHNRLRAPGSIGAASYPARVFKGMKMAGRMGGDRVTVQNLRVLKVVPEKNLLVVKGAVPGHKNAYVTIEK, translated from the coding sequence ATGTCTGGGTTAATTGGAAAAAAGGTAGGCATGACCAGCATCTTTGACGAGAACGGGAAGAATATTCCTTGTACTGTTATTGAGGCGGGACCATGTGTAGTTACCCAAGTCAGAACCGAAGAAGTTGATGGGTATAATGCTCTTCAGCTTGGTTTCGATGACAAGGCAGATAAGCGTGCTAATAAGGCCGAAGCAGGTCATTTTAAAAAGGCAGGTACATCTCCTAAGAAAAAAGTCGTTGAGTTTCAAGGTTTTGATGAGGATTACAAATTAGGAGACACCGTTAGTGTTGATGTATTTGTAGAAGGAGAATTTGTAGATGTTATTGGTACGTCTAAAGGTAAAGGTTTTCAAGGTGTTGTAAAACGCCACGGATTTGGTGGTGTAGGTCAGGCGACTCACGGTCAGCATAACCGTTTGAGGGCTCCTGGTTCCATTGGTGCCGCATCTTATCCTGCTAGAGTTTTTAAAGGAATGAAAATGGCCGGTAGAATGGGTGGCGATAGAGTTACCGTTCAAAACCTTAGGGTGTTAAAGGTTGTTCCGGAGAAGAATCTTTTAGTTGTAAAAGGTGCTGTTCCAGGTCATAAGAACGCTTACGTAACTATCGAGAAGTAA
- the rpsJ gene encoding 30S ribosomal protein S10 yields the protein MSQKIRIKLKSYDHNLVDKSAEKIVKTVKTTGAVVTGPIPLPTHKKIFTVLRSPHVNKKSREQFQLSSYKRLLDIYSSSSKTIDALMKLELPSGVEVEIKV from the coding sequence ATGAGTCAAAAAATAAGGATAAAACTTAAATCTTACGATCATAACTTGGTAGACAAGTCTGCTGAGAAAATCGTAAAAACGGTAAAAACTACCGGAGCTGTGGTAACGGGTCCAATTCCATTACCAACTCATAAGAAGATATTTACGGTTTTGCGTTCGCCGCACGTAAATAAGAAGTCAAGAGAGCAGTTTCAACTTAGTTCTTATAAAAGACTATTGGATATTTATAGTTCTTCGTCAAAAACTATTGATGCCCTTATGAAGTTAGAGCTTCCAAGTGGTGTTGAGGTTGAGATAAAAGTATAG
- the fusA gene encoding elongation factor G, with the protein MARDLKFTRNIGIAAHIDAGKTTTTERILFYTGVSHKIGEVHDGAATMDWMEQEQERGITITSAATTCTWKFPMENAKALPDTKDYHFNIIDTPGHVDFTVEVNRSLRVLDGLVFLFSAVDGVEPQSETNWRLADNYKVPRIGFVNKMDRQGSNFLNVCKQVKEMLGSNAVPIVLPIGDEADFRGIVDLAKNRAIVWHEEGFGSTFDVVDIPEEMKAEVKEYRAALIEAVAEYDEELMEKFFEDEDSITEEEVHAALRAAVMDRAIIPMICGSSFKNKGVQFLLDAVCRYLPSPVDKDAIVGVNPDTGEEESRKPNVKEPFSALAFKIATDPFVGRLAFFRTYSGRLDAGSYILNNRSGKKERISRIYQMHSNKQNAIDYIEAGDIGAAVGFKDIKTGDTMSAEKHPIVLESMDFPDPVIGIAVEPKTKVDVDKLGMALAKLAEEDPTFQVKTDEASGQTIISGMGELHLDIIVDRLRREFKVEVNQGEPQVEYKEALTKLAAHRETYKKQSGGRGKFGDIVFEMSPADEDFEGEGLQFVDEIKGGRIPKEFIPSVEKGFTAAMQNGPLAGFEMDSMKVVLKDGSFHPVDSDALSFELAAKMGYKAAGKAAGAVIMEPIMKIEVLTPEENMGDIVGDLNRRRGTISSMGDRAGAKVIKGEVPLSEMFGYVTSLRTLSSGRATSTMEFAHYAETPSNIAEQVIKAAKGVTTA; encoded by the coding sequence ATGGCAAGAGATTTAAAATTTACAAGAAATATAGGTATTGCGGCTCATATTGATGCTGGTAAAACAACAACAACAGAGCGTATACTTTTTTATACTGGTGTTAGTCATAAAATAGGTGAGGTGCATGATGGTGCGGCTACTATGGACTGGATGGAGCAGGAGCAAGAGCGTGGTATTACCATTACTTCTGCTGCTACAACTTGTACGTGGAAGTTTCCAATGGAAAATGCGAAAGCATTGCCTGATACTAAGGATTATCACTTTAATATTATAGATACTCCGGGACACGTTGATTTTACTGTAGAGGTGAATCGTTCATTACGTGTTTTAGATGGTTTGGTTTTTCTTTTTAGTGCAGTAGATGGTGTTGAGCCGCAGTCTGAAACTAACTGGAGATTAGCTGATAACTATAAAGTTCCACGTATTGGTTTCGTGAACAAAATGGATCGTCAAGGTTCTAACTTCTTAAACGTGTGTAAGCAGGTTAAAGAGATGTTGGGTTCTAATGCGGTGCCTATTGTTTTGCCTATTGGTGATGAAGCTGATTTTAGAGGAATCGTGGATTTAGCTAAAAACAGAGCGATTGTTTGGCATGAAGAAGGTTTCGGGTCAACTTTTGATGTTGTTGATATCCCAGAGGAGATGAAAGCTGAAGTTAAGGAGTATAGAGCTGCCTTGATAGAAGCTGTTGCTGAATATGATGAAGAGTTGATGGAAAAATTCTTCGAAGATGAGGATTCTATCACAGAAGAAGAGGTCCATGCTGCATTAAGAGCTGCGGTTATGGATAGAGCAATCATTCCTATGATTTGTGGTTCTTCGTTTAAGAATAAAGGTGTTCAGTTTTTATTAGATGCTGTTTGTAGATATTTGCCTTCCCCTGTAGATAAAGATGCTATTGTGGGTGTGAACCCTGATACAGGTGAGGAAGAATCTAGGAAACCGAATGTAAAAGAGCCTTTTTCGGCCTTGGCGTTTAAGATTGCTACGGATCCTTTTGTAGGTAGATTGGCTTTCTTTAGAACGTATTCTGGTCGTTTAGATGCAGGTTCTTACATATTGAATAACCGTTCGGGTAAAAAAGAACGTATTTCACGTATTTATCAGATGCACTCTAATAAGCAGAATGCAATCGATTATATTGAAGCTGGGGATATCGGAGCTGCTGTTGGGTTTAAGGATATTAAAACTGGAGATACAATGTCTGCCGAGAAGCATCCTATTGTATTGGAAAGTATGGATTTTCCTGATCCTGTAATCGGTATTGCTGTTGAGCCTAAGACTAAGGTAGATGTTGATAAGTTGGGTATGGCTTTAGCTAAATTGGCTGAAGAAGATCCTACATTTCAGGTAAAAACAGATGAGGCTTCTGGTCAGACCATTATTTCTGGTATGGGTGAGCTTCACTTGGATATTATTGTTGATCGTTTAAGACGTGAATTCAAAGTTGAGGTAAACCAAGGTGAACCTCAAGTGGAATACAAAGAAGCACTTACGAAGTTGGCTGCTCACAGAGAAACTTATAAAAAGCAATCTGGAGGTCGTGGTAAGTTTGGTGATATTGTATTCGAAATGAGTCCTGCTGATGAGGATTTTGAAGGAGAAGGGTTGCAATTTGTTGATGAAATCAAAGGTGGTCGTATTCCAAAAGAATTTATTCCATCTGTAGAGAAAGGTTTTACTGCAGCAATGCAAAATGGTCCTTTGGCTGGTTTCGAAATGGATTCTATGAAAGTAGTGTTAAAAGATGGTTCGTTCCACCCTGTGGATTCAGATGCACTATCTTTTGAATTAGCGGCTAAAATGGGTTACAAAGCTGCAGGTAAGGCTGCAGGTGCTGTTATTATGGAGCCAATCATGAAGATTGAGGTGTTGACACCTGAAGAAAACATGGGTGATATAGTAGGGGATTTAAACCGTAGAAGAGGAACAATTTCTAGTATGGGTGATAGAGCTGGTGCTAAGGTGATTAAAGGTGAAGTGCCATTGTCTGAGATGTTTGGTTATGTTACTTCATTAAGAACATTGTCATCAGGTAGAGCAACTTCTACAATGGAATTCGCGCATTATGCAGAAACTCCGTCTAATATTGCAGAACAGGTTATTAAGGCAGCAAAAGGTGTTACAACCGCTTAA
- the rpsG gene encoding 30S ribosomal protein S7, translating into MRKRQAKKRPLLPDPRFNDQLVTRFVNMMMWDGKKSIAFNVFYDAMDIVEEKKTDDEKTALELWKDALSNVMPHVEVRSRRVGGATFQIPMQIRPDRKISTAMKWLISFARKRNEKGMAQKLAAEVLAASKEEGAAVKKRVDTHKMAEANKAFSHFRF; encoded by the coding sequence ATGAGAAAAAGACAGGCAAAGAAAAGACCACTTTTACCAGATCCAAGATTTAACGATCAGTTGGTGACACGTTTCGTCAATATGATGATGTGGGATGGTAAGAAGTCAATCGCTTTTAATGTTTTCTATGATGCAATGGATATCGTAGAGGAGAAAAAGACTGATGACGAAAAAACTGCTTTAGAACTTTGGAAAGATGCTCTTTCTAATGTTATGCCTCATGTTGAGGTTAGGAGTAGAAGAGTTGGTGGGGCAACATTCCAGATTCCAATGCAGATTAGGCCGGATCGTAAGATTTCCACTGCAATGAAATGGCTTATTAGTTTCGCTAGAAAGCGTAACGAAAAGGGGATGGCCCAAAAATTAGCAGCTGAAGTTCTTGCCGCTTCGAAAGAAGAAGGTGCAGCTGTTAAAAAGAGAGTAGATACACATAAAATGGCAGAGGCTAATAAAGCTTTTTCACACTTTAGATTCTAA
- the rpsL gene encoding 30S ribosomal protein S12 has translation MPTISQLVRKGRSTITKKSKSAALDSCPQRRGVCTRVYTTTPKKPNSAMRKVARVRLTNGKEVNAYIPGEGHNLQEHSIVLVRGGRVKDLPGVRYHIVRGALDTAGVAGRTQRRSKYGAKRPKK, from the coding sequence ATGCCAACAATTTCACAATTAGTACGAAAAGGAAGGTCCACGATTACTAAGAAGAGTAAATCGGCGGCTTTGGATTCGTGTCCTCAAAGAAGAGGTGTTTGTACTCGTGTTTATACGACTACACCGAAGAAACCAAATTCAGCTATGAGAAAAGTAGCAAGGGTAAGGTTGACAAACGGTAAGGAAGTGAACGCTTACATTCCCGGAGAAGGACATAACCTCCAAGAGCACTCGATAGTATTAGTAAGGGGCGGAAGGGTAAAAGATTTGCCAGGTGTTAGATATCATATCGTTAGAGGTGCTTTGGATACTGCAGGTGTTGCAGGAAGAACTCAACGTAGATCTAAGTATGGTGCAAAACGCCCTAAGAAGTAA
- a CDS encoding SusC/RagA family TonB-linked outer membrane protein: MRAKLKGLLTLFLVLVVQISFAQEKTISGTVTDQEGLPLPGVNIIVQGSTSGTQTDFDGNYSINASEGQTLLFSYIGQKSTSAVVGASDNINIQMEEDAEALDEVVVTALGIKRSKKSLGYATQKVDAEELSTVKESNVLNQLSGKVAGLAVQRTNNLGGSTNVVIRGQTSLTGNNQALFVVDGVPISNRNTNTGTQSQGSTGYDYGNPVSDINPDDIESMNVLKGAAATALYGSRASNGVIVINTKKGSQANTKDYTITLSSNASIGSIDSSTFPEFQKGYGAGYGGNDYNFSPSDFNGDGTIDNYANVNDDASFGPAFDPNLNLLQWDALYPQLPETYGVARPWVAAKNGPMSFFTTPTSFTNSVAVAKRFADGDGSFRLSYSNYDATGILPNSSQKRNTFSLSATAQLTDKLEATGYVTYVNTKTVGRNSTGYNDNIVGFMRQWGQNNVDFARQKAAYEQTGENITWNPKSPTDLQPIYWDNPYWTRYENYQSDGRDRLTGYAQLKYQIAENLSVTGKAAVDQYSEIQEERRAVGSVATGFGINEGADGSYNRSDQTSGYLRRNINARETNLDVILNYSKNFSDDFSFSSFLGGNVRHETLNMVTAATNGGLKVPGVYSLQNTTDALPNPKERDETIEVQSFFAGATFGYKDFLFLEGTLRRDQSSTLPADNNSYYYPAVSGSYLFSNNLNIPFIKFGKLRANWAQIGNDTNFDRINDTYTALTSFQGNAAAAVSNSKKNPDLKPEISRSYEVGLEMRFLEKANVGFDIAYYKTNTTDQIVPVSVSETTGFLSKIINAGELENQGLEIAAFSEFDITENFKWKLNVNWSKNESEVISLADGLDELLIGSFGVQVVAKPGEAYGALKGTDYTYNEEGQKIIGADGQPVWSDADQIIGNGNPDWLAGVRNTFSYKNLALSVFVDIRSGGEMYSLDQRYGQATGVLASSDYINDLGNPVRNSIANGGGFIYEGVLADGTPNTKRLDASAFGNTGYRALPLSEFVYDASFVKLREVSLAYNFPKDFVSKLRMDNLSLSLVGSNLWIIHKNIPDADPETGFGSGNIQGISSGSLPTTRNFALNLKLQF, translated from the coding sequence ATGAGAGCAAAATTAAAAGGATTGCTAACACTGTTTTTGGTGTTAGTCGTGCAGATTTCATTTGCACAGGAGAAAACAATTTCAGGTACCGTAACTGACCAGGAAGGTCTACCTCTGCCAGGAGTTAACATTATAGTACAAGGTTCCACATCCGGAACACAAACAGATTTTGACGGGAATTATAGCATAAATGCTTCCGAAGGTCAAACGCTTTTATTCTCCTATATAGGACAAAAGAGTACTTCTGCCGTTGTTGGAGCTTCCGACAACATAAACATTCAAATGGAGGAAGATGCAGAAGCTTTAGACGAGGTTGTTGTGACGGCACTTGGTATTAAGAGAAGTAAAAAATCTCTAGGATACGCAACGCAAAAAGTTGATGCCGAGGAACTTTCAACTGTAAAAGAATCCAACGTACTTAACCAACTTTCAGGTAAGGTTGCTGGTCTTGCGGTACAAAGAACTAACAACCTTGGTGGTTCTACCAACGTTGTAATCCGTGGACAAACTTCTCTAACCGGAAATAACCAAGCATTATTTGTTGTTGATGGTGTGCCAATTTCTAACAGAAATACAAATACGGGAACTCAATCACAAGGTTCTACTGGATATGATTACGGAAATCCCGTTTCTGACATCAACCCAGATGACATTGAGTCTATGAACGTATTAAAAGGGGCTGCTGCAACTGCATTGTACGGGTCAAGAGCTTCTAATGGTGTAATTGTGATAAACACCAAAAAAGGTAGTCAAGCAAATACTAAGGACTATACTATAACTTTATCCTCAAACGCTAGCATCGGTAGTATTGACAGTAGTACTTTTCCTGAGTTTCAAAAAGGATATGGAGCTGGTTACGGTGGAAATGATTATAACTTCAGCCCCTCAGACTTCAATGGTGACGGAACGATTGACAATTATGCAAATGTAAATGATGATGCATCTTTTGGACCTGCATTTGACCCTAATCTAAATTTACTACAATGGGATGCGCTTTATCCTCAACTACCTGAAACTTACGGTGTCGCAAGACCATGGGTGGCTGCAAAAAACGGCCCTATGAGCTTTTTCACAACCCCAACATCGTTCACAAACTCTGTTGCCGTAGCCAAGAGGTTTGCTGACGGAGATGGTTCGTTTAGATTATCATACTCTAATTACGATGCTACAGGCATACTACCTAATAGTTCTCAGAAGAGAAACACCTTTTCTTTATCCGCTACCGCACAATTAACGGATAAGCTTGAAGCAACTGGATATGTTACCTATGTAAACACTAAAACAGTTGGTAGAAACTCTACAGGATACAATGACAATATTGTAGGTTTTATGCGTCAGTGGGGACAAAACAATGTAGATTTTGCAAGGCAAAAAGCTGCTTACGAACAAACGGGGGAAAACATAACATGGAACCCAAAATCTCCAACAGACTTACAGCCAATATACTGGGACAACCCATATTGGACACGTTACGAAAACTATCAAAGTGACGGAAGAGACAGACTTACAGGTTATGCTCAATTGAAATACCAAATTGCTGAAAATCTTTCCGTTACCGGTAAAGCAGCCGTAGACCAATATAGCGAAATACAGGAAGAAAGAAGAGCCGTAGGGTCTGTTGCAACTGGTTTTGGTATTAATGAAGGTGCCGATGGAAGTTACAACAGAAGTGATCAAACTTCAGGATATCTAAGAAGAAACATCAACGCGAGAGAAACGAACTTAGATGTGATATTGAACTATTCTAAAAACTTTTCCGATGATTTCAGTTTTAGTTCTTTCTTGGGTGGTAACGTTAGGCACGAAACCTTAAATATGGTTACCGCTGCAACTAATGGTGGTCTTAAAGTTCCTGGAGTATATTCTCTTCAGAATACAACTGATGCCCTACCTAACCCTAAAGAACGGGATGAAACTATAGAAGTTCAAAGTTTCTTCGCAGGTGCAACTTTTGGATACAAAGATTTCCTTTTCTTAGAAGGAACTCTACGTAGAGATCAATCTTCTACATTACCCGCAGATAATAACTCATATTATTACCCAGCTGTTTCAGGGTCTTACCTATTCTCGAACAACTTAAATATACCATTTATTAAGTTTGGTAAATTAAGAGCTAACTGGGCACAAATTGGCAACGATACCAATTTTGATAGAATTAACGACACATACACTGCCCTAACTTCTTTCCAAGGAAATGCCGCTGCAGCAGTAAGCAACTCAAAGAAAAACCCAGACTTAAAACCTGAAATCTCAAGGTCTTACGAAGTAGGTCTTGAAATGAGGTTTTTAGAAAAGGCAAACGTAGGTTTTGATATTGCTTATTACAAAACAAATACAACAGATCAGATTGTTCCGGTTTCCGTTAGTGAAACCACAGGATTTCTTAGCAAAATTATTAATGCTGGTGAGCTAGAGAACCAAGGTCTAGAAATAGCTGCCTTCTCTGAATTTGACATTACAGAAAATTTCAAATGGAAATTAAATGTAAACTGGTCTAAAAATGAAAGTGAAGTAATTTCTTTAGCCGATGGATTGGACGAACTATTAATTGGATCTTTTGGGGTTCAAGTAGTTGCTAAACCAGGTGAAGCCTATGGAGCATTAAAAGGTACCGACTACACTTATAATGAAGAAGGCCAAAAGATAATTGGCGCTGATGGTCAACCAGTTTGGAGTGATGCCGATCAAATTATTGGTAATGGTAATCCAGATTGGCTAGCAGGTGTTAGAAATACATTTTCTTACAAAAACCTAGCCTTAAGTGTGTTCGTAGATATTAGAAGTGGCGGAGAAATGTACTCACTGGATCAAAGATATGGTCAGGCTACAGGAGTTTTGGCTAGTAGTGACTATATAAACGATTTAGGTAACCCAGTAAGAAACTCAATAGCAAATGGCGGCGGTTTTATTTACGAGGGAGTTCTGGCAGACGGAACACCTAACACTAAAAGATTAGACGCTAGTGCTTTCGGAAATACGGGTTACCGAGCATTACCACTTAGCGAATTTGTTTACGACGCCTCATTCGTTAAGTTACGTGAGGTTAGTTTAGCTTATAACTTCCCTAAAGATTTTGTTTCAAAGTTAAGAATGGACAACCTGTCTTTAAGTCTAGTTGGTTCTAACTTATGGATTATCCATAAAAATATACCTGATGCAGATCCTGAAACTGGTTTTGGATCTGGTAATATTCAAGGTATTTCTTCTGGGTCATTACCTACCACTAGAAATTTCGCACTAAATCTTAAACTTCAATTTTAA